In Polaribacter sp. L3A8, a genomic segment contains:
- a CDS encoding DUF302 domain-containing protein, translated as MKSAIIEKEFKIPFDELYNAIRANIVLNGFLVLHEIDTQQIVANFDIKIKPLKQILFFHPKYIEKITNQDILAINEIPIKLVITEKENGIVSVSFPNPVLNLSDYNLNKEIALALLKRVTTILEF; from the coding sequence ATGAAGTCTGCAATTATTGAAAAAGAGTTTAAAATACCGTTTGATGAATTATATAATGCGATAAGAGCTAATATTGTATTAAATGGATTTTTAGTACTTCATGAAATAGACACTCAGCAAATTGTAGCTAATTTTGACATAAAGATTAAACCTCTTAAGCAAATATTATTTTTCCATCCAAAATATATTGAAAAAATCACCAATCAGGATATTTTAGCAATAAATGAAATTCCTATTAAATTAGTTATTACAGAAAAAGAAAACGGAATTGTAAGTGTGAGTTTTCCTAACCCTGTATTAAATTTAAGTGATTATAATTTAAACAAAGAAATAGCTTTAGCACTTC